The genomic window taaaacttaactaTATTTCAGCATTTTGTGATTTTGATTTTTAGGTGGCATGTTCTTAGCAACAGGTAGTACTGATCATGTAATCAGAATGTATTTTTTGGGCTTCGAAATGCCTGAAAAAATAGCAGAACTTGAAAGCCACACTGTAAGTACtatttgtgttttttaatatatgaatttatttattgaaaatattagtAAGTATTCAAAATTTTGCTCATTTGGCTATGGAGCTGCTGTTCATTAtgcataatttttttaacattttaaatgttaCGGTAATTTTGTTGAAGTTTAATTTTTAGAATaagtgattatttcatttttaaaagtcttagattattatagtaattattttAACTGATTAGAAATATTCATTCTTTATAGGTCCTGATTTAAACATTGTACGAATTGAATTTGTTTTTAGGTACTTGACATAAATGCTTTCTTTAGAAGTTATCTTGCTTTTATCGTATAATTCTTCTACTCTTTATTGTAATGAATAGACAGAATTCTTGTACTGATTAAGGAATGAAATTTGGAAAGATTCTTGCATTTTAAATTTCTCACATTGAATTATTTTGCAAATCATATCAGGAAAATAGGTGTTTGAGTAAAAGgttgaatcattttaatattttttctttttgtaggaCAAAGTTGATAGCATCCAGTTTTCTAACAATGGTGATCGgtatgttttataaaaattaagcttccaatttatatatgtatctgtatatcTTGTGCACATACATGCTAAAATCTTGGCTTGCCATCATGAAATTTAATGTTACTTTACTCTCTTTGTATCCCTTCTCATCTGCCTCCTTTCTCCCATAACTTCTTTCTGTCTGCTATTGGCTCCTGACAAACAAGCTTTGTGAAGGATTTATTTCCattaatagttaacatttttaatatttcaaatattaaaaggTATATTTACTTTTATAGTCACATTTTCCTAGTCTATAGACTTTTGAGACACCCTATATTTGTTTTTTAGTAGTTAGTGTTTGCATTTTTCTGTAAATAAATTtatcttgttcttttttaatatatgtcTTGACTATTTGAACTTTAATTTTTTGTGCCATAATTTCTCTAAGGAATTGTGCTTTTCCCTGTCTTATTTGAcccttttttaaagacaaaaaaatttacCTTCCATGTTTAAGGTATAGTATGAAATGAATCCAATGATGCCAGACCTACATATTAATATTAGAACTGTTACTTCTGTTGTGTTCTCCtggatttcttttaattattggggttttttttttatccctttctctctattctgTTTTCTTATCCACTATTTAAGTTTGTAGTTGTTTTCACAGAACCAATTAAATATCAGCATATCCCTGGTTTTGCCCAAATGAGTACCACAAAGGGCATTTTTAGATGAACTATAACCAAGTtcattagaattttagaaaatttaaagtCAGGTAGAGTTgtaattttatattcttatagggcataacagggggcagctaagtagctccgtggattgagagccaggcccagggacgggaggtcctcggttcacaTATGATCTTGGGCACTTCATAGCcatgtatccctgggcaagtcactctattgcctagtccttaccactgttctgccttggaactaacacatggtgtgtttctaagatggaaggtaagggttagaaaagATATAACATTCCACATGAACGAAGATGTGGTTCTTTAGTTAATGGAACATTTCTTTCCACACCAAAGAACACCTGAGTTAACTGTAAGGGGGAGAACAGGGGTTCTTATAAAGGTTTGACTGGATCTTTCTAGAGTAGGGTCCCCAGGAATTGTAATTAATTCCAAGAGacttatttaacaatttatttacaaactaTAAaaggagtgaagtaagaaaatcagagaggatggggtaagatatctagtctacGCACTAcgtattttgctccaacccctggcttaatccaggcaggggagtttaatCCTTAGCCGGAGAGGCCTCGGCCTTGAGCCGAGGACCTGGgaatgcagggagcctctctcgagaggggaggcctctcctgaggctggtcCCTTCAGAAGATCCAGGAAAGGCGTCaggtcttttcactcaccacatgtcagtccaaaggagagattcaaggacagtctcaccaagtacagggtctcaggtccagtcagcagattcttcaccagcctccaactcgagctcagaactccagaagaagtttTGCAAGAAGTACCCaaaggaagttgtcactcccttttaaagacactttctttggcgtcacttcctgtgcctttcctCCACTTGTCTACCAAttatagttgaagctttgctttggACTCCCTAGGGGGCAGTCAGCtttattctgattcatcacccaccagccccactattgcacatgtgggtttcagacctcccccactcaggtgtgaatggggtgtttacacttttggtgattaaatctaaaaaatgggcaggggagttaatttaatcttcacaatcagggaagagatttaatttaatcttcataattttGCACTATTGTGTTTGTGTTTTAGTTAAATTAATGGAAAATGTGTCGTGCTAGATGGTGGAGGCATGGAATAGATCTTAAGACTCAAGGATTATGAAATCTAGTAATGGAGAAAGACACTAAAACATTTCTAGTAGGGAAGCTAGTACTGCACCTATGCTACTTTGTGTTAGCGGTTAATACATGTAGTTGTGGGACCTGGAGTGTtaagaagccaccagtctaattgggggaggggagtgtcCTGTGCTACCTTTTCAGATGTATATTCCGCACTTTTCCACAGACGCCACCATAGGATGTAGGAGGAATTAATGTAATGAAATAGAGCTACGACcttgttctcccccctcccctttgggAAGAGCTAGACGCTTCTGATTGTTAATTCAGTTTGTGAATACCCATGTTTTCCTTGGACTTTAGTCCATGATGATTGAGTACCAACAGGTTGCTTTCAGATCAGGTGAACCAGATAATAACCTTGGGttaatcaggaaagatttcaagagaaAAAGGACATTTAATGTAATTTTTGAAAGATTAGTAAGATTTTTAGCACATGATAATGGAGAACAAGGTTTTCTAGTCACAGGAAATTGTATAAATTAATATATGGATGTGGAAAAGCACAAGACTTATTTGTGGAACATTGACTAATCTAGTTTGTATTGCACAGAGAATGTGGAAGTGAAGTAGAAAGAGTATATATTGGAGCCAGCTGGCTAGTACAAAGCCAGCGCAAGATATTTATCTATGAGCAGGTAGCCAAGGGGGGAGAGCCTTTGAAGGtagatggagaagaaagaagagatcaagcAGATCAGTGAGCAGGCTGTTAGAGAGACGTAATGACAACATGTACTCTGCTTGTGGCATTGGCAGTGGGGGGGAGACATGGAGAAGAAGCTGCGTGGAGTCGATAGAGGGAATGTCCGTTATGGGAGGGGAGGATGAGTCAAGATTACTATGTTAAAAACAGCTAACAGAGAATACATGTAGTGTAGCTATGGAATCAGGAGGAAGAGAAATGTATTTAGAGTGCTTCACAAAAGTGTCCATGTGGGTCACAGGGGTGGTGCTATGCCAGTAGGGAAGAGGGTCAGATTTGTAGTCATCTACATAGAAAGTGATAGGTGAAGTCAAGAGGAAATGAACAAAAGAGGAGAGGCCAAAGACGACACCTTGGTGAATGCCTGAGCTACAAAAATAACTGGGGAGAATGAAGCAGCCGAGCTTGAAGAAATGTTCATTAGGGTTAAGACAAAATTCTCCCTGATAAAATCCATCCCCTACTCCGTCATCAGTGTGATTTTGCCTAAATCATGGGCCTGATCATGTTACCTCCCTAACTCCATAAACTCCAGAATGAAATACAAACTGCTATTTTTGGCACTTGATAGTAGTCTCTCACCCCTTCCTTCttacttttccaggcttcttacactttacttaTTTTCATGTACCCTTCAGTCCGGTGTCTAGCCTTTGGGCTAGTCCATCTCTTGTCTCCAGTTTTCTCTGGCCATCCCTCTTGCTTGGAATGGCCTCTTTCCTCAGCTCAGCATGCTCAATTCCCTGGCTCCCTCTAAGTCCCCACTGAAGCCTGGTTTTTGACAGAAAGCCTTCCCCAACCTCTCTTTAATTCTCATACCTTCTCTCTCCTAGcttgttttgtatatttttgcTATCTTCATTGTGTAAAGATTGAAatttagggggagactgaggcaggtagaaattagtttctctctgcaaagagtattatgttttttatgaggtttattaaggattaaagaaagtacaggataagaaaacatgtgtctaggcctctggcctagacacctcccctacattatgaaaagagccacctctgctccaaaacggaagtccggaagtccaaaagacccctcagtaggcggagaactcctttaaataatcatttgtgttcttgcccaggcgagaattcagtgtggttacaaagcactctggggaagtggagcaaaggattctggggattggagtcctgaatcCGAGTATTTTTACAATTGGCTTGCTAGTCACTTGAGGGCGGGGACCATCTTTGACTACCTCAGCTTCACACGGGGTACCACCAAGCCTCGATCTGATGGATTTTAAGATAACGAACgaaggggggtgggaggtggCGGGGCCGTGTTTCCCGTCGCTGCCAGGGTCAAGGGGCTGGGGTCGCACACGCAAGCGTAGCAAGACTGAGCTAAAGTAAGCACGGGGCAAGGAGGTACCAGCACCAGATGAGGACGAATCGAGCGTCACtgccaccgccaccaccaccaccaccgctgCCTTCACCTTCACATCATCGGGACCAGCCATCTCTGCCGCCTCCGTCGCATCGCGCCCCCACCCCGCTCTGATGGCGACTACTGAGGATTCTCAGGAGCATGATTCGACCAGCGAGGGCATGGATGATAGCAACCATGATCCCCAGTTTGAGCCCATTGTCTCTCTGCCGGAGCAGGAGATTAAGACGCtggaggaagatgaagaagagcTCTTAAAGATGCGAGCAAAGCTGTTGCGATTTGCATCTGAGAATGACCTTCCAGAGTGGAAAGAGCGAGGGACAGGTGATGTGAAGCTACTGAGACACAAGGAGAAAGGGACAATTCGCCTCCTCATGAGGCGGGACAAGACTGAAGATCTGTGCGAATCACTAAATAACCCCCTGATGGAGCGGAAGCCCAATGCAGGCAGTGACAGGGCTTGGGTTTGGAACACACATGCTGCCTTTGCCGATGAAAGTCCAAAGCCAGAGCTGCTGGCCATCCGATTCCTGAATGCAGAAAATGCCCAGAAGTTTAAGGCAGAATTCGAAGAATGCAAGGAAGAGCtaaaaaaccaagaaaataaagtaaaaaatgaagaacCAAAAATAGAACTGAAAGAAGAATCTGTAGAACCGAAAGAAGAGAAAGCAGGAATAGTTAAAGAGAGAAGTTCTGACCAAATGGCTAAGAAGTTAGAGGCACTCTCAGTGAAGGATGGTGACCCAGAGTCCAACCAAGAGATCCAGGTGCAGAAGGCGGCGCTTGAGACCCAGGAGGCCCAAGAGGAACAGAAGCCCAAGGCCCAGGATAAGGACACTGAGCAGCAATACGTCATCTCACCATGGGCCTCAcattctttcctaattttttccttttattttctttatttttgttcatttttttttttacaagggactttatataaagaactgaattcTAGCCTCCAGGTTGTTTTCTAAGCTTTTACCCTTTTGAAGATGTCTTCTTCTTCAGCAGACCCATTCCCCAGTCCAATGTACTGCGCTCATGCCATTCTTTTCCATAGTGGAAACACTTATTTATAGTACATCCAAAAGAGTGAATAAAACATTtcaaagctggaaaaaaaaagataacgaATGAAGAATtggtaagggagagagaatgcTTAGAAGAGACCTCGGGAGTGATGGACAGTAGGGATGGGATTGGTAGTTTAGCTAGGGTCAGGGGTCACCTGTGGATAGCAACAGCTCCCTTCTCACTAGAGCAGATGGTAAGTGCCATGAGGGGATTGGAGAGAGAAATGAGTCGTCCTTGCAAGTTCATACCGCATGCAAAGTGCTGTGCGGAGAGACTCCTGCTTTCCCTCCTGTGGGGATGGCCCAGGAGAGGTTGGAGGGTCCCAGCTTCTTCGCAGATGTCGGTGTCTCTTGCGGAATGCCACGACACAGGCACCATCAGGGGCTTTCGTGGCCAATCATTTGAAAGTGCTCAAGACTTCGGTGGCGAGAATCTTCAGTAGGTTAGCCCCTACACGAGCCTTGCCAAGCTGGGTAGGCCCTGGGCTTGTCGCCTCGATTAGTGACTGGAAGGCTTCGTGCCGGTCTTCAGCAGGATGGCAAAGAAGACAATGGACGGCGTTCGGGTGCCTGGCCCGCGGGTGCCTGGCCCGCACTTTTTCTTGGTTCCCCTTGTGGGTGCTTTTCTGCTGTCATCAGCAGTGGTGGCAGATAAAAAGATGGCTGAGGTTCCGCTAAGGTGGTATTGCATTGATCTAGAATCAATGAATTGAAGTATTTGTGGATATATCTTGTGGGATTCATGTGGGGAATAATAGTAGAGAGGCCAAAGGGGTGAGGGATTTGGTGGTGTTCGGACTGGAAATGATGAATTGGGATAGGTTGGGTACCAAGAGGTAAGTAAAGCAGAGTGGCGGGGACTAGGCATGGGATCTTCATACAGCCTACTTGTGCTCGTTGTTACTAGGCCAGAACTTCCTCCTTCTACCTGGCAACCCTTCTGACACCGGGAGGCAGCGCCATGTCTTTTCTTTAGGCCACACCTCCAATTGCTTCAGTTAATCCTTATATGACAAATCTTGACTTTTTCATTTGTCATTGTTGGCCTCCTCTGTCAGATGTGGCACTGAAAGCCGTACACATTACAGATCACCTCCctagtcctttttttaaaccctcgccGGCCGTCTTGGGATCAGTTTCTTTTGATTGCCGTACCAGGTGATGGGTTTAGCCTGAGTTTGTAGTTTCCTAAAACAAAACTGACCAAGGGGCTTCCTCAGTCTTTACCATCATGTGTGCGTCCCCTGGTGGTGTTTGACTTACTCGAAGGACCGCATTTGTCCCAGCAAAGTTAAGTTTCATGTTACTAGGCTCAGTTCGAGCTTTATGAAAGTCCAGGTAGACGTCAGTAATATTTCTGTGGCCAAAGAAGCCCCCTCCTCACCCTAACTATTCGCAAACCATCCCGTGAATTAATGTTCTAGAATTTTCAGGAAAGAGTTTTCAGGTTCcgattgtacaaatgaggaaatgaaatggAGAGTAGAACATGATCTATTCTTGCTGCTGGCTCTGTGAtaccactttttcttttttctcaaatgtATGTCATACTGAAGCCAAGTGGTTGGTCACTGCAGCGCCAGAGAAGCTAGCAGTCTCTTCAGCTCAGAAAGAATTAAGTGTCAGTGTGATGGACTCCTAGTAGCTTTGGGAGCCaccaaggagagaagaaagaaagggaggaaaatgcAAGAACACGCGCAACTGAAAACAGTCCTTAAGCTATTTCCACTACGTCCTTTTGTCgtctatgtatttaaaaaaaaacatttcatggATGTTTTTCCCCATCACtattatttcccccctcccccataaaaGCCTCCTTTCTACCAATACCTTTCCCATTAACTAGAAAAACATAGCTTTTTTTACACACAATTAGTTCATCACCTCTAAGGTAAGATGTGAGAAGTATGCTTCATTACCATTCAGTCTTCGGGGGCAGCTAGgctgctcagtggatagggagccaggcctagagatggagggtcctgggttcaaatttggcctcggatacttcttggctgtgtgaccctgggcaaatcacctaacttttactatttttctgccttgataacaatattcagtattgaatctaagatggaagataaggattttttttttaaagtgctcaGCAGCTATGATTGATCAGAGCTTGAAatgtttcaaatttattttcctttatattatgaTCGTCATGTAAATTGATTGTCCTCCTGGTTCAGCTTGCTAATTTTGTATTGGTTGATATGTTGTCCCAAATCTTTTTGACTCTTAAAgtgtaataatattctattacatttcctATGCCAAAATTTATTGAGCCATGTCCCAATTGTTGCTCCCAGTCTTTGATAAAACAAAAGAAGCTTATTTTTGCCATTATTGCTGCATACTTCTCTGAATGTTTACTATGTCTTTACAgtatattctagaattttttcaGGAGTAAAAAGTCAAGCTCTGTGGACTAAATTTGTAGGCTCATGTggaaattgtgatttttttcttttacccttCAATTTTGtagcttctcttcctttttccattttaaggATCAGTGACAATAGCTCGGAAATCCCAGCCTCTAGTGTTTTAGTGTTTTTTATTATCTACAATGTGATTTTGctctttacctcttttttaaacctcttcTGTTTTGTTTGAATAAAGCTTATTACTCTTTTTTAATCATATTCTAGTCATCAGCCCCATTCCATCAAATATaattgatatttgatcatatcaTATAAATCCCATTGCATTAGTATCTTATTTTGTCCATTTGTATAAAGATTCTTGAGAATCTAGATTGTATTGTTGGCTCCTCTCTTGGATTTTGTCTCTTAATTTTTTACTGTTTCTTTTGCTATACGTAGGCAGCTAAGGTCTAGTGAATAGAACAACAGGCCTGGTcttaggaagacccgagttcaaatatgacctcagacgtttagtagatgtgtgaccctggacaagtcacttaacctttttttacctcagtttcttcttctataaaatgagaataataatagcacctacctttgcGGATTGTTATGACAATCCGTTGAGATAATTGTAAATAAACACTTAtcacagtccctggcacacagTTAACACTATATAGATGTTACCTGCTGTTGTTGTTGGTACTGTTATCTATAATGACTATTGCCATATTGGTATACATAGGcaatttccagttttctttttgcttttttccatttAGAGCCCTTTCAGTTAGATTTGCAAGGGCAGACTGGTACATTCTTACCATCCTTCAATTAGTTACACCCAGAAATTCTAATCTCCATTCTCTGACAAAATCTTCTCAACTGTATACTTCCCTTATTTACTCTGACTTTGACAACACTGTCTCTACCCTTAGCCGAGATGTAATGATTCTTATTAAtgttttctgaatattttttggATGTTTCATTAAACATCCTTCAGAAGGTAGCAGATCTTGCTATTGACCGTGTTAAGAGTGTGAGAAGCTAAGGAAAACTTCGTACATTTTGATGAAATTAAAGATTTGGGAGTTGATATACAGACTAGGGAATTTGAGAGTATAAACAGGATAAAGCTGTTTAGTGAAGTGGTGGACTGGAGCATGGaagaggtcttggattcagaATTCTGCCTCTGCTGATTAATGCCAGTATGacactgggtaaatcatttaacgtGCCAGGGCTTccgtttcctaatctgtaaaatgcgGTGGTTGAACTAGAGATccctttgatttttcttcttcctctagtCTAGGTCTTTGATCCTAGGAAGTCCACTGTGTCCTTGCTTTATTGGCAATGGGTATTTATTATGGTAGCTCAGGATGTCAGAGATAGGTGTAAat from Monodelphis domestica isolate mMonDom1 chromosome 4, mMonDom1.pri, whole genome shotgun sequence includes these protein-coding regions:
- the LOC103097593 gene encoding ran-specific GTPase-activating protein-like, which produces MATTEDSQEHDSTSEGMDDSNHDPQFEPIVSLPEQEIKTLEEDEEELLKMRAKLLRFASENDLPEWKERGTGDVKLLRHKEKGTIRLLMRRDKTEDLCESLNNPLMERKPNAGSDRAWVWNTHAAFADESPKPELLAIRFLNAENAQKFKAEFEECKEELKNQENKVKNEEPKIELKEESVEPKEEKAGIVKERSSDQMAKKLEALSVKDGDPESNQEIQVQKAALETQEAQEEQKPKAQDKDTEQQYVISPWASHSFLIFSFYFLYFCSFFFLQGTLYKELNSSLQVVF